The genomic DNA AGGCCCAGCGCATCAAGCTCGCCCGCGAGCTGGCCAAACGCTCCACCGGAAAGACGCTCTATATCCTCGATGAACCCACCACCGGCCTGCACTTTGCCGACGTGGACAAGCTCCTCGAAGTGCTCCACCGGCTCACCGACGAGGGCAACACCGTCGTGGTGATCGAGCACAACCTCGACATCATCAAGGCCGCCGACTGGGTCATCGATCTGGGCCCCGAGGGCGGCGACGAGGGCGGGCGCATCATCGCCGCCGGCACCCCCGAGCAGGTTGCCCGCGTCGAGG from Chrysiogenia bacterium includes the following:
- a CDS encoding excinuclease ABC subunit UvrA; translation: AQRIKLARELAKRSTGKTLYILDEPTTGLHFADVDKLLEVLHRLTDEGNTVVVIEHNLDIIKAADWVIDLGPEGGDEGGRIIAAGTPEQVARVEGSHTGSFLAEILA